In Dehalococcoidia bacterium, the following are encoded in one genomic region:
- a CDS encoding helix-turn-helix domain-containing protein, which produces MRERRSPNEQRNAQVSDLCTVAEAAEMLGVSVSTIWRWVDSGQLPAFRVGPKAIRIKRQDVEAAIQPVSRQNEVPTMSRIYTDTREALRPRTAEERARALAWLERAEKLAKRFSARRKGLPLPDSAAIIREAREERSKQL; this is translated from the coding sequence ATGCGAGAGCGTCGCAGCCCGAATGAGCAGCGCAACGCGCAGGTCTCGGATCTCTGCACGGTGGCGGAGGCGGCCGAGATGCTTGGCGTCAGCGTATCCACTATCTGGCGCTGGGTGGACTCCGGACAGCTTCCGGCGTTCCGCGTCGGACCGAAGGCGATTCGCATCAAGCGACAGGATGTAGAAGCCGCGATTCAGCCGGTTTCACGCCAAAACGAGGTCCCCACGATGAGTCGCATCTACACCGACACCAGAGAAGCGCTGCGGCCCAGGACGGCGGAGGAAAGGGCGCGCGCACTTGCCTGGCTTGAGCGGGCAGAGAAACTTGCGAAGCGGTTCAGCGCTCGACGCAAGGGACTCCCTCTGCCCGACTCGGCGGCGATCATCAGGGAGGCTCGAGAAGAACGCTCCAAGCAACTATGA
- a CDS encoding type II toxin-antitoxin system VapC family toxin: MSDAIVVDASIALKWIFNEDYSDGARSLLRHTLAQGHELVAPAIFLSEVTNAVFQHERLGLITAKESDLAIASLLANPVEVLSPPTLYGDALELARQHGLRATYDSQYLALAVSLDAEFWTADDRLFDALPRSLGWVRRIADYRVPRALRKTSLLLK; the protein is encoded by the coding sequence ATGAGCGACGCCATCGTGGTGGACGCCAGCATCGCGTTGAAGTGGATCTTCAACGAGGACTACTCAGATGGCGCACGCAGCCTGCTCCGACATACGCTCGCACAAGGACATGAGCTCGTCGCGCCAGCGATATTCTTGAGCGAGGTCACAAACGCCGTCTTCCAACACGAACGCCTCGGGCTGATCACCGCGAAAGAGAGCGACCTGGCCATTGCGTCGTTGCTTGCCAATCCCGTCGAAGTTCTCTCACCGCCCACGCTGTATGGCGACGCCCTTGAGCTCGCAAGGCAGCACGGACTCCGCGCAACATACGACAGCCAGTACCTCGCACTCGCCGTCAGTCTTGATGCGGAGTTCTGGACCGCCGACGACCGACTGTTCGATGCGCTGCCCCGATCGCTGGGATGGGTACGGCGGATCGCTGACTATCGTGTGCCGCGCGCACTGAGAAAAACGAGCCTGCTACTCAAATAG
- a CDS encoding NAD-dependent epimerase/dehydratase family protein → MRRRLRVLVTGGAGFIGSAVTRVLLEEQHDVTVVDNLSKGFRELVPEGARFIEGDMRDERLAEWLRGHDAVIHMAAFIEVARSVEQPLLFAENNVLNSVRLMDAMQRAGVGKLVFSSSATVYGTPQHLPIGETDPLGAASNPYGASKVATEAFAESFHATYGMDAIILRYFNPYGPNEMHEPETHAIPNFITALLADEPIPLYWKGEQVRDFIYVDDLARAHTAVLGLSGLDYFNVGSDTGSKMIDVIEQISDIVGREPQLNDLGERPGDVPANYASSQKLRAATGWRAQVGLREGLARTVEWFRARGD, encoded by the coding sequence GTGCGCCGCCGCCTGCGCGTCCTCGTCACGGGCGGGGCGGGATTCATCGGCTCCGCCGTCACCCGCGTCCTGCTCGAAGAACAGCACGATGTCACCGTCGTCGATAACCTGTCGAAGGGCTTTCGCGAGCTTGTGCCCGAAGGCGCGCGCTTCATCGAAGGCGACATGCGCGACGAGCGTCTCGCCGAATGGCTGCGCGGCCACGACGCCGTCATCCACATGGCGGCGTTTATCGAGGTCGCGCGCTCCGTCGAGCAGCCGCTGCTCTTCGCCGAGAACAACGTGCTGAACTCCGTGCGCCTGATGGACGCGATGCAACGCGCCGGCGTCGGCAAGCTCGTGTTTTCGTCGAGCGCGACGGTCTACGGCACGCCGCAACACCTGCCGATCGGCGAGACGGACCCGCTCGGTGCCGCGTCGAACCCGTACGGCGCGTCGAAGGTGGCGACCGAGGCGTTCGCGGAGTCCTTCCACGCCACCTACGGCATGGACGCGATCATCCTGCGCTACTTCAACCCGTACGGCCCCAACGAGATGCACGAGCCGGAGACCCACGCCATCCCGAACTTCATCACGGCGCTGCTCGCCGATGAGCCGATCCCGCTGTACTGGAAGGGCGAGCAGGTGCGCGACTTCATCTATGTCGACGACCTGGCGCGCGCGCACACCGCCGTGCTCGGACTGAGCGGCCTCGACTACTTCAACGTCGGCTCCGACACCGGCTCGAAGATGATCGACGTGATCGAACAGATCAGCGACATCGTCGGCCGCGAGCCGCAGCTCAACGACCTTGGGGAGCGTCCCGGCGACGTGCCCGCGAACTACGCCTCGTCACAGAAACTCCGCGCTGCCACCGGCTGGCGCGCGCAGGTGGGGCTGCGGGAGGGGTTAGCGCGCACGGTGGAGTGGTTTAGGGCAAGGGGCGATTAG
- the fabF gene encoding beta-ketoacyl-ACP synthase II, giving the protein MVNATNGNGRRKVVITGMGTLNPLGNSVPEFWERALAAKSGVDWLTQVDSTGYDTHIAGEVKNFAPEEYIDRKEARRMSRFSQLALASCVEAFKMANLDTGAIDDRYRVGVLFGNGMGGYPDTDKAVKDIVQKGGRRVDPFYMVKMLPNMAAAQVAMTHGLKGYNATISTACASAGNAMGEALEMIRAGRADMMITGGTEAGLSELGLAAFQVMKALSTRNDPPSGASRPFDAQRDGFVSSEGAAVFVIESEESAKQRGATILAELAGYGCTSDAHHVVAPVEDGETTAAAMTLALADAGVKPEEIDYVNAHGTSTQMNDKYETIAMKRALGEYAYQVPISSTKSQIGHTLGASAAIESVVAVQSILTGWVPPTINQDYPDPDCDLDYVPNQSREVGEIKVVLKNSFGFGGQNACLVFKKYEA; this is encoded by the coding sequence ATGGTCAACGCCACCAACGGCAACGGCCGCAGGAAGGTCGTCATCACCGGCATGGGCACGCTCAACCCGCTCGGCAACAGCGTGCCCGAGTTCTGGGAGCGCGCTCTTGCGGCGAAGTCGGGCGTCGACTGGCTGACGCAGGTCGACTCCACCGGCTACGACACGCACATCGCCGGCGAGGTGAAGAATTTCGCGCCGGAGGAGTACATCGACCGCAAGGAGGCGCGCCGCATGTCGCGCTTCTCGCAGCTTGCCCTCGCGTCCTGCGTCGAGGCGTTCAAGATGGCGAACCTCGATACGGGCGCCATCGACGACCGGTACCGCGTCGGCGTGCTGTTCGGCAACGGCATGGGCGGCTATCCCGACACGGACAAGGCCGTCAAGGACATCGTCCAGAAGGGCGGCCGCCGCGTCGACCCGTTCTACATGGTGAAGATGCTGCCCAATATGGCCGCCGCGCAGGTCGCGATGACGCACGGCTTGAAGGGCTACAACGCGACGATCTCCACCGCCTGCGCATCGGCCGGCAATGCGATGGGTGAGGCGCTGGAGATGATCCGCGCTGGCCGCGCCGACATGATGATCACCGGCGGCACCGAAGCCGGCCTCTCCGAACTCGGACTCGCCGCGTTCCAGGTGATGAAAGCGCTCTCGACGCGTAACGACCCGCCCTCCGGCGCCAGCCGCCCCTTCGACGCGCAGCGCGACGGCTTCGTGTCGTCCGAGGGCGCCGCGGTGTTCGTCATTGAGTCGGAAGAAAGCGCTAAGCAGCGCGGCGCGACGATCCTCGCGGAGCTGGCGGGCTACGGGTGCACGTCGGACGCGCACCACGTCGTCGCGCCCGTCGAAGACGGCGAGACGACCGCCGCCGCGATGACCCTCGCGCTCGCCGACGCCGGCGTGAAGCCCGAGGAGATCGACTACGTCAACGCCCACGGCACGTCGACGCAGATGAACGACAAGTACGAGACCATCGCCATGAAGCGCGCCCTCGGCGAGTACGCGTACCAGGTGCCGATCAGCTCGACGAAGTCGCAGATCGGCCACACGCTCGGCGCTTCCGCGGCGATCGAATCGGTGGTCGCCGTGCAGTCGATCCTCACCGGATGGGTGCCGCCGACGATCAACCAGGATTACCCGGATCCGGACTGCGACCTGGACTACGTGCCGAACCAGTCGCGCGAAGTCGGCGAGATCAAGGTCGTGCTCAAGAACAGCTTCGGGTTTGGCGGCCAGAACGCCTGCCTCGTCTTCAAGAAGTACGAGGCTTAG
- a CDS encoding folylpolyglutamate synthase/dihydrofolate synthase family protein, giving the protein MDYVESLEWLLTLPDFERTGEFASRPDVEPMRALLAVLGDPHLARPTVHIAGSKGKGSTGAIVESILRASGKRTGYYISPHLHRYNERIRIDGKPCEQQAFASAMTLARDAIAGVAANFPARQFLAFDALTAAAFVAFRETEVDLQIVEVGLGGTLDSTNVFDATDVVIVTPISLEHTAVLGDTIAEIATQKAGIITPGATVIVAPQRESAIDVVRATADDRGATVIETAKACQLARTSASSEGQDFKMKTEHAAYAGRLSLTGRHQLDNAATAILACEALAACAGFELTPQHVRTALADLTWPGRLEVLKRRPYVIIDGAHNGDSAKRMVAALREHFGLSHATFVFGTLAGKDVAAMAAAVAEIADDVFVTGWVSARAADPRELAEAFRPYEAPVQTFSSLPDAYEAAVASAGERGAVVAFGAIAFVAALREYLLGIESDMIMLSMKQGRPPLGQAPG; this is encoded by the coding sequence ATGGACTACGTCGAATCGCTGGAATGGCTGCTCACGCTGCCTGACTTCGAACGCACGGGCGAGTTCGCATCGCGCCCGGACGTGGAACCGATGCGCGCGCTGCTCGCGGTGCTCGGCGACCCGCATCTCGCGCGTCCGACGGTGCACATCGCCGGGTCGAAGGGGAAGGGCAGCACGGGCGCCATCGTCGAATCGATCCTCCGGGCGTCCGGCAAGCGCACCGGCTACTACATCAGCCCGCACCTGCATCGATACAACGAGCGCATCCGCATCGACGGCAAGCCGTGCGAGCAGCAGGCGTTCGCCTCGGCCATGACGCTGGCGCGGGACGCGATCGCCGGGGTCGCTGCCAACTTCCCCGCACGACAATTCCTCGCCTTCGACGCGCTGACCGCGGCGGCGTTCGTCGCCTTCCGCGAAACGGAGGTAGACCTGCAGATCGTCGAAGTGGGGCTCGGCGGCACGCTCGACTCGACCAACGTCTTCGACGCCACCGACGTCGTCATCGTCACGCCGATCAGCCTCGAACACACCGCCGTGTTGGGCGATACGATCGCGGAGATCGCGACACAAAAGGCGGGCATCATCACCCCCGGCGCGACGGTCATCGTGGCGCCGCAACGTGAGTCGGCGATCGACGTCGTGCGCGCAACGGCCGATGATCGCGGCGCGACGGTCATCGAAACGGCGAAGGCGTGTCAGCTCGCGCGCACGTCCGCTTCAAGTGAAGGACAGGACTTCAAGATGAAGACGGAGCACGCGGCGTACGCGGGCCGCCTTTCGCTCACCGGCCGCCATCAGCTCGATAACGCCGCCACGGCGATCCTCGCGTGCGAAGCGCTGGCCGCCTGTGCGGGATTCGAACTGACGCCGCAGCACGTGCGCACGGCGCTCGCCGATCTGACGTGGCCGGGACGGCTCGAAGTGCTGAAGCGGCGGCCGTATGTGATCATCGACGGCGCCCACAACGGCGATTCGGCGAAGCGCATGGTGGCGGCGCTGCGCGAGCATTTCGGCCTCTCGCACGCGACGTTTGTCTTCGGCACGCTCGCCGGCAAGGACGTCGCAGCGATGGCGGCAGCGGTCGCGGAGATCGCCGACGACGTGTTCGTGACGGGGTGGGTGAGCGCGCGCGCCGCCGACCCTCGCGAGCTTGCCGAAGCGTTCCGGCCGTACGAGGCGCCGGTGCAGACGTTCAGCAGCCTCCCGGACGCGTATGAAGCAGCCGTAGCTTCGGCAGGCGAGCGCGGCGCCGTCGTGGCGTTCGGCGCGATCGCGTTCGTTGCGGCGCTGCGCGAATACCTGCTTGGGATCGAATCAGATATGATCATGCTATCGATGAAGCAGGGGCGACCGCCCCTCGGACAGGCGCCGGGATAG
- a CDS encoding adenylate kinase encodes MPPQPDTPTTLPRFPRRIAIIGTSGSGKTTVAARIAAMTALPHVELDALHWEPAWTPAAPADFRARVEAALAGDAWVVDGGYAQVRDLTWGRAEHVIWLDYSMPRALWQVTLRTFRRRARGEVLWGNNRERLRMFFFSRESLLLWIVQSHRSRRRRYPEYLRQPELAQLTVARVRTPRELERHMRELRRLLPSKAPSSVDPAP; translated from the coding sequence ATGCCCCCACAACCCGACACGCCTACGACGCTGCCCCGCTTCCCGCGCCGCATCGCCATCATCGGGACGTCGGGGAGCGGCAAGACGACGGTTGCCGCGCGCATCGCCGCCATGACGGCGCTGCCGCACGTCGAGCTCGACGCTCTGCACTGGGAGCCGGCCTGGACGCCCGCCGCGCCCGCGGATTTTCGCGCGCGCGTGGAGGCCGCGCTCGCCGGCGATGCATGGGTCGTCGACGGCGGCTACGCGCAGGTGCGCGATCTCACGTGGGGACGCGCGGAACACGTGATCTGGCTCGACTACTCCATGCCGCGGGCGCTCTGGCAGGTCACGCTGCGGACGTTCCGCCGCCGCGCCCGCGGGGAAGTGCTCTGGGGCAATAACCGCGAGCGCCTGCGCATGTTCTTCTTCAGTCGCGAGTCGCTCCTGCTATGGATCGTGCAGTCGCACCGCAGCCGGCGGCGGCGTTATCCGGAATACCTGCGGCAACCAGAGCTGGCGCAACTGACGGTTGCGCGGGTGCGAACGCCGCGCGAACTGGAACGCCACATGCGCGAATTGCGGCGTTTATTGCCGTCCAAAGCACCTTCATCGGTTGATCCTGCTCCCTGA
- a CDS encoding ScpA family protein, translated as MTAHPEARTSALHDEATGIQLALPFFEGPLDLLLHLIEREELDITNIALVAVADQYMEILHQSEHINLDALADFISIGARLLLLKSRALLPRPAVEGTDDEDEEDLAGELTRQLLEYKLFKEAAGRLRAIETAGLHSYPRIAPPPELPPPTGLDGVTVDLLRQMVEIALTREIEHHEPVHVIRPYKITVQEKVELLRARLETEGTVSFRSVIEACRTRMEIIVSFMAVLELIKARELDAVQDGTFTDILLAPSGEEALEVGDTSEFDQQA; from the coding sequence ATGACCGCACACCCTGAGGCGCGCACCTCCGCGCTACATGACGAGGCCACGGGCATCCAACTCGCGCTCCCCTTCTTCGAGGGGCCGCTCGACCTCCTGCTGCACCTCATCGAACGCGAAGAACTCGACATCACGAACATCGCGCTGGTCGCCGTCGCCGATCAGTACATGGAGATCCTGCACCAATCGGAGCACATCAATCTCGATGCGCTCGCGGACTTCATTTCCATTGGCGCCCGGTTGCTGCTGCTCAAGTCGCGGGCGCTGCTGCCGCGTCCGGCGGTCGAGGGCACGGACGACGAGGACGAGGAAGATCTGGCAGGCGAGCTGACGCGCCAGCTTCTCGAGTACAAGCTCTTCAAGGAGGCCGCCGGCAGGCTGCGCGCCATCGAGACGGCCGGCCTGCACTCGTACCCGCGTATCGCCCCACCGCCCGAACTGCCGCCCCCGACCGGCCTCGATGGCGTGACCGTGGACCTGCTGCGCCAGATGGTGGAGATCGCCCTCACGCGCGAGATCGAGCACCACGAGCCGGTGCACGTCATCCGCCCGTACAAGATCACGGTGCAAGAGAAGGTCGAACTGCTGCGCGCGCGGCTCGAGACCGAAGGCACGGTGAGCTTCCGCAGCGTGATCGAAGCGTGTCGCACACGCATGGAGATCATCGTCTCGTTCATGGCCGTGCTCGAGCTGATCAAGGCGCGCGAACTCGACGCCGTCCAGGATGGTACGTTCACCGACATCTTGCTCGCGCCTTCCGGCGAAGAGGCGCTCGAAGTGGGCGACACGTCGGAGTTCGACCAGCAGGCGTGA
- a CDS encoding metallophosphoesterase family protein produces MLVGVIADTHGYVDPRLAAAFRGVDAIVHGGDVGGTHVLEALRAIAPLHAVYGNNDEKLGGLGLPFIDDFALGGVRFHLVHQLPHARPPDDAQIVVFGHSHKTLIDRRVDVLYVNPGAAGRAGFHRVQTVALMRIARGIVSEARIVELGPRELLARTGTRKRPAAG; encoded by the coding sequence ATGCTGGTCGGCGTCATTGCGGACACGCACGGGTACGTCGATCCCCGGCTTGCGGCGGCGTTTCGCGGCGTCGACGCGATCGTGCACGGCGGCGACGTCGGCGGCACGCACGTGCTCGAAGCGTTGCGCGCGATCGCGCCGCTGCACGCCGTATACGGCAACAACGACGAGAAGCTCGGCGGGCTTGGATTGCCGTTCATCGACGACTTCGCGCTTGGCGGCGTCCGGTTTCATCTCGTGCACCAGTTGCCGCACGCGCGCCCGCCGGACGATGCGCAGATCGTGGTCTTCGGCCACTCGCACAAGACCCTGATCGATCGTCGCGTCGACGTGCTGTACGTGAATCCCGGTGCGGCAGGCCGCGCGGGCTTTCATCGTGTGCAGACTGTCGCGCTGATGCGCATCGCGCGTGGTATCGTCAGCGAGGCGCGCATCGTTGAGTTGGGGCCGCGAGAATTGCTCGCCAGGACCGGCACACGCAAGCGTCCGGCCGCCGGCTAG
- a CDS encoding OsmC family peroxiredoxin has translation MPLNQRRANITWTGNLIVGSGKLRVGSNAFPEQTVTFSARTEKQEGTTPEELISGALATCYVMVLANILKQAGNPSEQLDVEAVTSLDRIEGGLKITDIALTVKGNVPGFEPAQFDEMARTAEQKCPVANALRGNVNISVSASLAS, from the coding sequence ATGCCACTGAACCAGCGCCGTGCCAACATCACGTGGACCGGCAACCTCATCGTAGGGTCCGGCAAGCTGCGCGTCGGCAGCAACGCCTTCCCCGAGCAGACCGTCACGTTCAGCGCCCGCACCGAAAAGCAGGAGGGCACGACGCCCGAGGAGCTGATCTCCGGCGCGCTCGCGACGTGCTACGTCATGGTGCTCGCCAACATCCTCAAGCAAGCGGGCAATCCCTCAGAGCAGCTCGATGTCGAGGCAGTGACGTCGCTCGACCGGATTGAAGGCGGGCTGAAGATCACCGACATCGCGCTGACGGTGAAAGGCAACGTCCCCGGCTTCGAGCCCGCGCAGTTCGACGAGATGGCGCGGACTGCCGAGCAGAAGTGCCCGGTCGCGAACGCGCTGCGGGGCAACGTGAACATCAGCGTCAGCGCGTCGCTCGCGTCGTAG
- a CDS encoding PHP domain-containing protein, protein MIDCHTHLQPHGEAPPMTLARIEEYVRVAQSRGVERVCITEHLFRFEEAYTMLHGWWDDDPDATLAGMVDQYWQDHVSGSVTDYVRVIEEAKRAGLPVLLGLEMDWIRGREDILRKFLAPYDWDIVLGSVHYIGSWGFDDDRFLDEWTRRDVVTAWGEYASLVRDLAASGLADVLSHPDLPKVYGHRPPDETPLHDAILAGARATGTAIELNSNGIRRCREIYPAMPLLLRARAYDLPITLASDAHRPERVGAHFGDLIAWARAAGYEGASFFEGRKRRSYALPEAEGGMASEQREGEQQTSLGH, encoded by the coding sequence ATGATCGACTGTCACACGCACTTGCAGCCGCACGGCGAGGCGCCGCCGATGACGCTGGCGCGCATCGAAGAGTACGTGCGCGTCGCGCAGTCGCGGGGCGTCGAACGCGTGTGCATTACCGAGCATCTCTTCCGCTTTGAAGAGGCATACACGATGCTCCACGGCTGGTGGGACGACGATCCGGACGCAACGCTCGCCGGCATGGTCGACCAGTACTGGCAGGACCACGTCTCGGGCAGCGTCACGGACTACGTGCGCGTGATCGAAGAGGCGAAGCGCGCCGGACTGCCCGTGCTCCTCGGGTTGGAGATGGACTGGATCCGAGGCCGCGAAGACATCCTGCGCAAGTTCCTCGCGCCGTACGATTGGGACATCGTCCTGGGGTCCGTGCACTACATCGGCTCGTGGGGCTTCGACGACGATCGTTTCCTCGATGAGTGGACGCGGCGCGACGTTGTCACGGCGTGGGGTGAGTACGCGTCGTTGGTACGCGACCTCGCAGCAAGCGGACTCGCCGATGTGCTGTCGCACCCTGATCTGCCGAAGGTCTATGGCCACCGTCCGCCCGACGAGACGCCGCTGCACGACGCGATCCTCGCGGGCGCGCGCGCGACCGGCACGGCGATCGAACTGAACAGCAACGGCATCCGCCGCTGCCGCGAGATCTATCCGGCGATGCCGCTGTTGCTGCGCGCACGCGCATATGATCTGCCGATCACGCTCGCGTCGGACGCGCATAGGCCGGAGCGCGTCGGCGCGCACTTCGGCGATCTGATCGCGTGGGCGCGAGCGGCGGGTTACGAAGGCGCGTCGTTCTTCGAAGGACGCAAGCGACGAAGCTATGCGCTGCCGGAGGCCGAAGGTGGCATGGCGAGCGAGCAGCGCGAGGGAGAGCAACAGACGTCGCTCGGACACTGA
- a CDS encoding alpha/beta fold hydrolase, with translation MRLAGLGISVFAATLAALVLLLVFTGSGSDAPGEEASVVATSTSAPATATATPVATTWLQALGEPDDAPPPMLVSCADSNEDGALTADDSATGLPSGVTIALDGELACVEPEQHADFYDGASFPPEVRECSGATPVQIVLAASAGSDLLQPHEGESLGLIAIAKDMRSAIEAAGGSASIMVAMSAIFGAEPPQTSMELWLAARVRNVLEDVPCSRVVLIGHSHGGVTATAVAVALEAEYADRMLVVLIDRSAVLYDRVALEMPQQARVLNFFQLNEGWHGVPIDQPNIENIDESDERAPVAPSDGGGGLALVSHKTLDDAVAVQAQVVERSVAWALR, from the coding sequence ATGAGGCTCGCCGGCCTCGGCATCAGCGTCTTCGCCGCTACGCTTGCCGCCCTCGTGCTGCTGCTCGTCTTCACCGGCAGCGGCAGCGATGCGCCCGGCGAGGAAGCGAGCGTAGTCGCCACATCGACCAGCGCGCCTGCCACCGCCACGGCGACGCCCGTTGCCACCACGTGGCTGCAAGCGCTCGGCGAGCCCGACGACGCACCGCCGCCAATGTTAGTTTCTTGCGCCGACTCGAACGAAGACGGTGCGCTCACCGCGGACGACAGTGCGACCGGACTGCCGTCCGGCGTCACAATCGCCCTCGACGGCGAGCTGGCATGCGTGGAGCCGGAACAGCACGCGGACTTCTACGACGGCGCGTCGTTTCCGCCGGAGGTGCGCGAGTGCAGCGGCGCCACGCCGGTCCAGATCGTGCTCGCGGCGAGCGCCGGCAGTGATCTGTTGCAACCGCACGAGGGCGAGAGCCTGGGCCTGATCGCCATCGCAAAGGACATGCGGTCCGCCATCGAAGCGGCGGGCGGCAGCGCGTCGATCATGGTGGCGATGTCGGCGATCTTCGGGGCTGAGCCGCCGCAGACGAGCATGGAGTTGTGGCTCGCCGCGCGCGTGCGCAACGTGCTCGAAGACGTGCCGTGCTCGCGCGTCGTGCTGATCGGCCACAGCCACGGCGGCGTAACCGCGACGGCCGTCGCCGTGGCGCTCGAAGCGGAGTACGCCGACCGCATGCTGGTGGTGCTCATCGATCGCTCGGCGGTGCTCTACGACCGCGTGGCGCTAGAGATGCCGCAGCAGGCGCGCGTGTTGAACTTCTTCCAGCTCAACGAAGGCTGGCATGGCGTGCCGATCGACCAGCCGAACATCGAGAACATCGACGAATCGGACGAACGGGCGCCGGTTGCGCCCAGCGACGGCGGCGGCGGCTTGGCGCTGGTGAGCCACAAGACGCTCGATGATGCGGTGGCGGTGCAGGCGCAGGTCGTAGAGCGATCGGTTGCGTGGGCACTGCGGTAG
- a CDS encoding endonuclease/exonuclease/phosphatase family protein encodes MPEVTVATLNIFNRAGEWGLRAPLLIEQFEQLTPDVIGLQEIDLVLDQGMWISRQVNIRMGQRPHYRIKHAANPDTRASYHGIATMSRLQFEEHEILDLMTFERVAQRFVLRCGDRPFVFVNTHLHHPVEAQEERVEQIERMFAWLDRDTRRLPLVIAGDFNAYADPPEPAVTMMKQRYRSAHEAVHGREPEKTWTTPVNTYDDSPHGTLDYIWLSSEWDVKDAGLAFDQPAAYDPKLYPSDHLGLFARIAL; translated from the coding sequence ATGCCTGAAGTCACCGTCGCCACGCTCAACATCTTCAACCGCGCCGGAGAGTGGGGTCTGCGCGCCCCGCTCCTGATTGAGCAGTTCGAGCAGCTTACGCCCGACGTCATCGGCCTGCAGGAGATCGACCTTGTGCTGGACCAGGGCATGTGGATCAGCCGCCAGGTCAACATCCGCATGGGCCAGCGGCCGCACTATCGCATCAAGCACGCCGCGAATCCCGACACACGGGCCAGCTATCACGGCATCGCGACGATGTCACGCCTGCAGTTCGAGGAACACGAGATTCTCGACCTCATGACGTTCGAGCGCGTCGCGCAGCGCTTCGTCTTGCGCTGCGGCGACCGGCCGTTTGTCTTCGTCAACACGCACCTCCACCATCCCGTCGAAGCGCAGGAAGAGCGCGTCGAGCAGATCGAGCGCATGTTCGCGTGGCTCGACCGCGACACGCGCCGGCTGCCGCTCGTAATCGCCGGCGACTTCAACGCCTACGCCGATCCGCCCGAACCGGCCGTGACGATGATGAAGCAGCGCTATCGCTCGGCGCACGAGGCGGTGCACGGCCGCGAGCCGGAGAAGACGTGGACGACGCCCGTCAATACCTACGACGACTCACCGCACGGCACGCTCGATTACATCTGGCTGTCTTCGGAGTGGGACGTGAAGGACGCCGGCCTCGCCTTCGATCAGCCGGCGGCCTACGACCCGAAGCTCTATCCGTCCGACCACCTGGGGTTGTTCGCGCGGATCGCCCTTTAG
- a CDS encoding methyltransferase domain-containing protein, whose translation MRLPTFRLPRIAPVRDARPKLRGPARSPRANSGGDVTIELAGRVAPDGRAVGTDIDEIKLEMARAEAINNRVMNVEFQLADAAGDSFDREFDAVYVRFLLTHLPEPEETLRAIWKSVRTGGVLIVEDIDFSGSFCYPPNPAYERYCELYTRSALKRGVDPNIGPRLPGMLAAAGCERVDMNVVQPAGIDGEAKVVTPLTMENIVDSVLAEGLSDEAELDRLIDELYAFARQPGSVLSIPRVVQAWGYRPA comes from the coding sequence GTGCGCCTTCCGACATTCCGCCTACCGCGAATCGCTCCAGTCCGAGATGCTCGACCAAAGCTTCGAGGTCCCGCACGGTCGCCTCGAGCGAATAGCGGCGGCGACGTCACTATCGAGCTCGCCGGGCGCGTGGCTCCGGACGGCAGGGCGGTCGGCACGGACATCGACGAGATCAAGCTCGAAATGGCGCGCGCCGAGGCGATCAACAACCGCGTGATGAACGTCGAGTTCCAGCTCGCAGATGCCGCGGGCGACTCCTTCGACCGCGAGTTCGATGCCGTCTACGTGCGCTTCCTGCTCACGCACCTGCCGGAGCCAGAAGAAACGCTGCGGGCGATCTGGAAGTCGGTGCGGACCGGCGGCGTGCTGATCGTCGAGGACATCGACTTCAGCGGATCGTTCTGCTACCCGCCGAACCCGGCGTATGAGCGCTACTGCGAGCTGTACACGCGCTCAGCGCTGAAGCGCGGCGTCGACCCGAACATCGGCCCGCGGTTGCCGGGCATGCTGGCAGCGGCGGGCTGCGAGCGAGTCGACATGAACGTCGTGCAGCCCGCCGGCATCGATGGCGAAGCCAAGGTCGTAACGCCGCTGACGATGGAGAACATCGTCGACTCGGTGCTGGCAGAAGGCCTATCGGACGAGGCCGAGCTGGATCGGCTCATCGATGAGCTGTACGCCTTCGCGCGGCAACCTGGTTCGGTGCTCTCGATCCCGCGCGTCGTGCAGGCGTGGGGCTACCGCCCGGCGTAG